The following nucleotide sequence is from Pseudochaenichthys georgianus chromosome 17, fPseGeo1.2, whole genome shotgun sequence.
AGTGCAGCCCCGGTGCAGCCTAACGGTGCTGTTCACTTAAAAAAAGTCTAAAGTTACCCTCGGATCTAGTGTTTTCTCACATGCAAATACTTACATTGTTCTTTTCATTGTGTCGAATCATGATCTGGATACATTTAAGTACAATTCTGGTGTTTTTGTAACCTATTGGTAGCCTACAATTCATGTAGCCCCACTTGAGCTATATCACTGCCTGCTATTTCCTAAAGATTACCATAGCTTTTGTTAAGACCGGATGCATATTTTTGCAACCTTTCAGGCAGTGGTTTGCCTTTCATTCATTGTGGTACAGTGTTTCGGTCAACTTGCAGATTTGTTGTTATGTCTTTATGAAGTTCTAATGTTGTTTAATTTCACAAGACCCCATAGTTGAAAAgctttaatttgtatttacacTGACAAAGGACGTAATGTTCACAAAATCGATAAAAACCACGATTTTCACATTAACAACGTGTTTAAAAAGCTGGCTCAGTTGTGTGCACGTTTGCATGTGTCTTAATGAATGAATGCAAAAGAGTAGAGTATGTTTATGTTATATAGTAAACTGGTTAAAACATGCATACATAATCATGGTACTTTAAATACCATGGTACTTTGAATCGATTAATATACAACTAACAGTTGTCTGTATCTAACGAATTTTGATCACAATTCCTTAATGCAAATTACTGAATCTGAAACAAATATCGTAGCTTATAGTAAAAACAAACATGGGCCAATACATCAGCATCTTTTAGTACAAATAATTGAATCCATGCGCCCTCTTAAgggcaaaacattttttttaaactgttcCAATTGTGTAAAGGAAGCAGTATTTTATTGATGTGGTTTTGGAAACAAGCGACAACATGCCAACATCAATAAAGTCCATATAGATTATTTCAATATGAGATATTCTACTGATGATCTACAGTCTTCTGTCCTGTATAATTTGTTCCATAACTCACATTGAGAGTGTGAGTTTTCACACACATGTATCATTACAGTGTTAgtcataatgtttttttttacatcagTAACCCTATGTCCGACTCTGCTTTAGGAGCAACAGAGAGTGTAGGACAACACATGTTGGAAGCATGCAACAACAACCTGGAGATGGCAGTGACCATGTTTCTGGACGGAGGCGCCATTGCGGAGGAGCCCAGCACTAGCACCAGCTCCAGCTCAGCGGCTTCAAGCAGCAGAGCCCCCCCTTCAGAGTAAGCTGGGATTCTTCTTCACACACTTGTTGgataaaagtaaaacattgtTTCTTGCCATTTTCGTAGTATCCCAAAGATACAGTCCCTGGTTATATTCATAGCGCTTTATAAATTCTCTCCTTGTTGAAATATGTTGTTAACCGTGAGCTGGGAGGAGATTTTGGGTTTGGTACACTGCTGTGATTTGTGTTACGGTTGGGTGATATAACAAACTAAGACTTTGTTTATAACTTGATATATACCAAATGTTTTGCTTTAGATGTCTTTGTTCCTTAGAATAATACGGTTTATTTTCCCTTTTTGTTTCAGTGAAGTACGAGCACCTATTCCCCAGAAGCAGGACATATTAGTTGAACCTGAACCATTGTTTGGAGGTATTATACTTTATCTGACCTAATGCATACATATGTCAAACTACATAGTTGTTTCTGGCCAAATGTGACTTATGATGTGTTTGTAATATCTGCAGTGCCAAAGCGAAGAAGACCTGCTCGATCTATATTTGATGGTTTCCGAGACTTCCAAACAGAAACAAGTAAGTCATTTCAAGCTTTTAGCAAACTTAAAGAGTTGTAAGTGAATGTAGTAACATTGGATTCTTGCTGAAGTAACAACCAATAAGATAATATGTCACATTTTCTCTTTGTTCAaacttttataattgtctttacCTCCTCTAATGTATTTTTGTTCTTTCCCAGTTCGGCAGGAACAGGAGCTGCGTAACGGTGGTACAGTAGATAAGAAACTGAGCACCCTGGCAGACCTTTTCCGTCCTCCAATTGAGCTCATGCACAAAGGCAGCTTTGAGACGGTGAGGAGTCACTCACCTGACATTTTAAATATGCTTCTTTATTCAGTTTGTGTGAACTTTCTGTGAAATATCAGATGTGCTCTGACTGTGCAGATCACAGGTGGGAAACCAGGTCTGCCGTGCGTGCAAGGGCAGCTGTACGCAGAATGTGTTTTCATTTGTATTCATGATATAAATGAATTTACAGTCATCATTTTAGATAGCATTGGTATTTATGCGAGTAGAAGTGCGCATAGTATTGTGAAAACTTAAATTTGAGAATCATTTGCAGGATGTTTGACAGCCTGACTGTTCGAGAGGGTTTGTTTTATAAcactggctttacatttttttgcaatTTAATATAAGACGTTTTTAAAGTACTAAACTAGTCAAGAGCGAACTGTTAGATgtgataattaacattaatcCCATTCAGTTCTCGGTCCACTTGATACAAAACCAGACCAAAATATATTTTGGACTTTGACAGAAAAAAGTGAACCTTTCTGTAATTTGTATTTCCATCCATTTATCATTGAGGGTTGATTCTGATTTCAGCCACTTACTTTGACAGTCTTTTCCATGTTTTCCAATTTGCAATATTTGTTAAATCAGCTTTTATAAAGTTAAAAATGAAAACCTGCTTAACCACCAGACATGTGATCGTAATCCACCTGTCGATAGTTATGGTTTCTTGACCATAAAGAGAAACAAATTAACTTATATAGTTATCTGTCTTGGTCTTGCCAAATTTAACAATCACATTGCTCACTAGTTGACTGAACGATGTGTGTTTTTTGGGCTTACAGGCGAAGGACTGTGGACAGCTAGAGAACAAGTGGCTCATGATCAacattcaaaatgttcaggacttTGCCTGCCAATGCCTGAACAGAGACGTTTGGAGTAACGATGCAGTGAAGACCATCATCAGAGAGCATTTCATATTCTGGCAGGTGTGTAGTTTCAAATCACAGAGCCACATGTTGTCTGTATGATGCTTTCATGTCCCTGCAAACTTTGTGTTGAGGTCTTTGCAAGGGTCCTTCTGCTAAACTCATTTGAGTGGAAGGAAGAGTTGaacatgattatttaaatgagaAAGGAATTAAGTCAGGGATACCAAAGTTGAGACTGTCGACAGTACAGCAACAGAAACGGTATGTGAAGCTGTGCTTCAACAGCAAACGCTTTTTAATACCCAGTGATGTTGTAGTAAGCACTTCTAGAGAAAGCCTAGCAATTACCGTAGAACACAAAATGAAGTATCTTATCTGTTGGGGTGTTCATGTATTGTTTTGTGCATTTTCTCTCACTACAGGTATATCATGATAGTGAAGAGGGACAAAGATATATCCAGTTCTATAAGCTGAACAAGTTTCCCTATATTTCCATCCTGGACCCCCGCACAGGTGAGTGTTCCTGGGAAGTTGATGCTTGTTTTCAACGACACCATTTTTTGAGGAGAAGAAAATGTATCTCTTTTGCAAACACACCATTAAGGGCTGTACTGAaggccttttttattttatttaaaaaacaacaacagcataatgtttttttttcagcCCCAGTGGAAATGTTTACACCTACAAATATGGAGTGTAGCAGAACATTTGGTTGGATAaatactttaaaacaaattttgACTTCTGGAGTCAGTCACATTTCATTTCTACAACTTGTATGACACTAATAATATGAGTGTAGCCTGGTTTATATTTTCAGCTGTGTAGAAATACAAGGTTTAATCACAATGAataaacatacatttaaaaaaaaaaaaatagtgatTTCTAAATTCATTTTCAACATTataaattcattttcaaactatCAGATCCAGCCCTATTTAGGAGACAACACAACAGCATAAGAACAATATCCTTTAATAATGGCACATGACTGAGAAAGAGATCCTTGAATGATTAAGTGATGACATCAATGCACACCAACAATGGCTTTctcattaaataaataatgaagATAAATGCTCTGCATTGTCGTTTGTGTTACAGTTAACAATGTTAACAGTTCAATCAGTAGAGTGAGCAGACGTCTCGCCCCCGCTGTTCATATCTGACTAAtactttaaatcaatacagCCTAACACACCGCCTTCTGCTGActaaggccccggccacacgaggacgataacggtcgtttgcgttactgtttagtgtcatgacaaccatgcttcttcgctgcttttgtggaggaagttacagcgccacgtacaggctcctgcatatgtactgcagcttctccagcggttggagctaaacggagcggtctcgtgtggacagacactatccggtgaatattgtgtgtggacggaagcttttttgcgtttgcgttaatcctatgcgtttagccgttttcgtcctcgtgtggccggggcctaaaTGCTTTATAACTGATTTTATTATTGACCTATGCTTTCAAAACACATTCACTTCAGGTCAGAAAATGGTGGAGTGGAACCAGCTGGACGTGGCGTCGTTTCTGGAGCAGACGTCGGGCTTCCTGGCAGAGCACGGGCAGCTCGACGGGCCCTCCTGTCAGCCCCCCCCAGCCAAACGGGCGCGCTCGGTGGGTCTCATCTCATGTGTCGCCTCGGTTTCTCCTCTCTGCTATAATAAGAGCTgccttctctctctctgggaCTTTCTAGTAACATAAGAACTCACAATTACTATAAAGTGTAGAGCTATTATCTGGGATGTGAGTTATTATACATTGGGAAAGACCTTCATTGTTTTCGGTTCCTTCTCCTAAGGGAGAAATGACATGCAAAAAGCAAAAAATAACATGTTCCGTAAATGTATTACACTCTTCTATCTGCATGAAAAGTTATCGTATTACTCATCATATTTTCTCCGAATTTGatcgatagaaactttattgatTCCTAAATTGGAAATTATTTTGATACAGCAGCAgtgtatgggctcagaacagtctcataatacacacatgcacacagaaggattcacacttgtatttccggatccacacttgtgtttttcaatgcacacacaaatgtgttccgtttcatatacatgtaaataaaatccaaagaaaaaagttttacatatgtatttttgatcctcacatatttgttttccgtttaaaacctctgcacctgcaaacacaaaccgctttctgtgcacagatcgctgtgcattcgtgtgtgggttttttgagactcccctgacggtcagccgattcgtacttgtaatgttttctatctatagccaatcagatgtctcctcaattctaagccaatcacatgagcgcgcccccacgagggtatgatttattgcgttcatgacacttcatatacgcattttgcgcagtccggtcagctcgctaaacagagggcggagcatcaggtgatcatgcagagctgcgtgtctctgtcagactcagcagctgatctgatctctctctcgcgtccggttatacttcacttgcgtttatgtccatatcgatcagatccagccctcctgatcggcctttatagagagcatcgatcaaactattaagagtgaatatcggccgacaatgaccggcggggctccccccgttgacggTTCACTGTccagcactggcttcgtagtgcactgatcgattaggcgaagctaacctgtagctgctccctccacactcttcatacagacataaataaagcagctgtattcgccatacaggaaacacacatttaaaacggttttgcctgccgtttttgtgttCACAAGCATTcatggttcggaaagtggcgctgtaccttaataatataaaggcttgtatttgcgtgcatttcctgttcggaaagtggcgctgtactgagagtggaagtgtcctgagattagcgcctgcaggcaggctccatggacctgtcagctccggacagcgcaaaatgcgtaggcctacatgaagcgctacatcatgaacgcaagaaatctaccctcgtgggggctcgctcatgtgattggcttagaattgaggagacatctgattggctatagatataaaaaaattacaagtatgaATTGGGTGAccatcaggggagtctcaaaacacccacacacgaatgcacagcgatccatgcacagaaagcggtttgtgtttgtaggtgcagcggttttaaacggaaaacaaatatgtgacgatcaaaaatacatatttaaaacttttttctgtatttggattttattgacATGTGAAAcgtaacacatttgtgtgtgcattgaaaaacacaagtctgaatccttttgcggatcatgatgtacaagtgtgaatccttctgtgtgcatgtgtgtattatgagactgttctgagcccataccaGTGTGTTCAGGCATTAACATATTTAAAAGGTGGAATAAAGTATAAACATAATCAAATAAACTAATAAACGGCTAAATATATCAGGTCAATAGGCTTGACCACAgtttttagttttatgagtcggCTCTTTGACTTGTTTTCTACAGCTGCATACTCTGTTTTCTGTTCCAGGAGAGTCTGATAGATGCCAGTGAAGACAGTCAGCTGGAGGCAGCGATCCGAGCCTCCCTACAGGAGACGCACTACGAGTCCGCGGATGCCCCGGAAGCCCCTGATTCCCCCAGATCCGAGGAGGAATCGGACGCAGAGCCTTTCTCTGACAGCGAGGGTCCCATCTCTGTCGACGGTTCAGACAGCGAGCTGCCAGCGCCCCAtgaagaaaaaagttttaccaGCAAACACGCCTCGCTTCCTCCGGCCTCTGCGGCCCAGCAACGTCTACATCCCGATAGCTCCACCTCTTCCCATAGAAAGTCTACAAACAAAGAAAACAACCACAGTCACAAGAAGGAGGAGAGTAAAAAGAATCACCTGGAGCCTTCAGCTCCTCGTCATCCTCAGCCTGACGCAGACTCTGGAGGAAACCACTGTTCCCCGGCCGCAGAGAGCGCTGGACCTTCCAAAAGCAACACCACCGAAACCTGTGACGTGGACTGTCCTGACGACAATGGTAAGACAACATGTTGAAAACCTCAAACTGTTCTTATAACAGTGAAAGAGTGAGGATGTTTGAAAGATATTAACCACCCTGTGTTTTTCTTTCACGTAGGTCCCAAAGCCAGGTTGATGCTCCGCTACCCGGATGGACAGAGGGAGCACATTTCCTTGTCTTCTAAAGCAAAACTTTTGGTAAGAACAGACCATAATAATGCTATTTTAAAGAAATCCTTTTTTGGAAATACACTTTTTTACCTAATATCTAGAATTGTTGCAATGTCAAGTCTGTACACCAAGAATGCTGTGAGCCAAGAGGCGAAAACCTATATATGGAGGGGAAGAGAAGgttcaaatatgtgcttattagcacattttattGCATCTGTTAAATATGTCTATTACGTGTGAATTATTGTTAAGTCGTGGTaagttacatttttttaattatttgtattaccATTTTTGGCTTTAAGCctgtatagagtggtgcagtgacgcgtcctaaaacccggaagtaagttagcattttaccacttccggttccttcgacaaaaaagcaatgcaatttctccataggattttggaaaacagCTGTAAATAAGGTCTGGGGTTGACACAAatgtaagagacggatcacgttttgttctacgacattagcggtaaccccactggtgatttttgaagagtttacgtgtctgacaTTTTTTGAATCTGtagttttgaatatggatcttaagttggcatgacgttgaagcagcgaccctgctgtagttcgtttatagcataaccttagcattttgcttctggcgactagatttatgattcgaaaattataaaagtagggtagacatgtggagattatccggctgaacaaaacgtgatccgtctcttcaatgtgtttcaaccacagaccttatttccagctattttccaaaatcctatggagaaattgcattgcgtttttgtcgaaggaaccggaaggagtttacttctgggttttagg
It contains:
- the ubxn7 gene encoding UBX domain-containing protein 7, which produces MRHIYVVVCGGKMAALGNTSAPGVNGLIQQFTAITGATESVGQHMLEACNNNLEMAVTMFLDGGAIAEEPSTSTSSSSAASSSRAPPSDEVRAPIPQKQDILVEPEPLFGVPKRRRPARSIFDGFRDFQTETIRQEQELRNGGTVDKKLSTLADLFRPPIELMHKGSFETAKDCGQLENKWLMINIQNVQDFACQCLNRDVWSNDAVKTIIREHFIFWQVYHDSEEGQRYIQFYKLNKFPYISILDPRTGQKMVEWNQLDVASFLEQTSGFLAEHGQLDGPSCQPPPAKRARSESLIDASEDSQLEAAIRASLQETHYESADAPEAPDSPRSEEESDAEPFSDSEGPISVDGSDSELPAPHEEKSFTSKHASLPPASAAQQRLHPDSSTSSHRKSTNKENNHSHKKEESKKNHLEPSAPRHPQPDADSGGNHCSPAAESAGPSKSNTTETCDVDCPDDNGPKARLMLRYPDGQREHISLSSKAKLLALVRHVQSKGYPNERFELVTNFPRRKLAHLDYDITLQEAGLCPQETVFVQERN